One window of Halopelagius longus genomic DNA carries:
- a CDS encoding valine--tRNA ligase, translating into MPSGEYDPEAVEAKWQDRWVDEDTYAYRGESVDPNTAFSIDSPPPTVSGSLHWGHVYGFTLQDFVARFNRMRGNDVFFPFGYDDNGIASERLTEDELDVRHQDYERREFQEMCREVCQEYEAEFTEKMQNLGISIDWDETYQTISPEVQRISQLSFIDLYDQGREYRQRAPAIWCPECETAISQVETEDDERDSHFHDIEFGVKGSEESFVISTTRPELLPACVAVFVHPDDDENQYLVDETAEIPLFGQEVPVIADERVDMETGSGIVMCCTFGDQTDIEWYQAHDLDLRIAIDESGTLTEVAGEYEGLSSDEAREAIVEDLDEAGALLDRWAISHTVNVHERCGTAVEFLVKDQWYIELLDKTDEYLEAGRQMDWYPEKMFTRYKNWIEGLQWDWSISRQRSSGIPFPVWYCGDCEHVVVADREDLPVDPLSDDPPVDTCPECGHDEFVPEDDVFDTWATSSLTPLINAGWDWNGEEMEIEREELYPFDVRPQGHDIISFWLFHTVVKCYEHTGEVPFDSVMINGMVLDENREKMSKSKGNIVAPDEVVSKYPVDAARYWAAGSAVGDDLPYSEKGLRAGEKLLRKLWNASKLVESLTDEAPEEFDHGDLREIDRWMLASLDREIEFVTEKLENREFSKARDRVRSFFWHTFCDDYLEIAKQRVRDGGDASAAYTLRTAHRRFVKLFAPILAHAAEELWRDMYDAESSVHRASWPEPLGLDADVAAGETAMDVVGALRKYKSDNQLSMNAGLDTVEVYGDVAGFEEDIRRVMHVETLEAFDDRPDIESVVTGVDLDYSLVGPEFGSQVSDIESAIAEGDYEVEDGTLRAAGVELDDEMFEVNEERRYSGEGEMVEAGETPVVVRN; encoded by the coding sequence ATGCCGAGCGGAGAATACGACCCGGAGGCCGTCGAGGCGAAGTGGCAGGATAGGTGGGTCGACGAGGACACGTACGCGTACCGCGGCGAGTCGGTAGACCCGAACACCGCCTTCTCCATCGACTCGCCGCCGCCGACGGTGTCCGGGAGCCTGCACTGGGGCCACGTCTACGGCTTCACCCTGCAGGACTTCGTCGCGCGGTTCAACCGCATGCGCGGGAACGACGTGTTCTTCCCGTTCGGATACGACGACAACGGCATCGCCTCGGAGCGTCTCACCGAGGACGAACTCGACGTTCGACACCAAGACTACGAGCGTCGGGAGTTCCAGGAGATGTGCCGGGAGGTTTGCCAGGAGTACGAGGCCGAGTTCACGGAGAAGATGCAGAACCTCGGCATCTCCATCGACTGGGACGAGACGTACCAGACCATCTCGCCCGAAGTCCAGCGCATCTCGCAACTCTCGTTCATCGACCTCTACGACCAAGGCCGGGAGTACCGCCAGCGCGCGCCCGCCATCTGGTGTCCCGAGTGCGAGACGGCCATCTCGCAGGTCGAAACCGAGGACGACGAACGGGACAGCCACTTCCACGACATCGAGTTCGGCGTGAAAGGCTCCGAGGAGTCGTTCGTCATCTCCACGACGCGCCCGGAACTGCTCCCCGCCTGCGTCGCCGTCTTCGTCCACCCCGACGACGACGAGAACCAGTACCTCGTCGACGAGACGGCCGAGATTCCGCTGTTCGGGCAGGAAGTGCCCGTCATCGCCGACGAACGGGTGGACATGGAGACGGGGTCCGGCATCGTCATGTGCTGTACCTTCGGCGACCAGACGGACATCGAGTGGTACCAAGCCCACGACTTGGACCTCCGCATCGCCATCGACGAGTCCGGCACGCTGACCGAGGTTGCCGGCGAGTACGAGGGCCTCTCCTCGGACGAGGCCCGCGAGGCCATCGTCGAGGACTTAGACGAGGCGGGTGCGCTTCTGGACCGGTGGGCCATCAGCCACACGGTGAACGTCCACGAACGCTGCGGGACGGCCGTCGAGTTCCTCGTCAAAGACCAGTGGTACATCGAACTGCTCGATAAGACCGACGAGTACCTCGAAGCCGGCCGGCAGATGGACTGGTACCCCGAGAAGATGTTCACGCGGTACAAAAACTGGATCGAGGGGCTCCAGTGGGACTGGTCCATCTCCCGACAGCGCTCTTCGGGCATCCCGTTCCCCGTCTGGTACTGCGGCGACTGCGAACACGTCGTCGTCGCCGACCGCGAGGACCTGCCGGTCGACCCCCTCTCCGACGACCCGCCGGTCGATACGTGTCCGGAGTGCGGCCACGACGAGTTCGTCCCCGAGGACGACGTGTTCGACACGTGGGCCACCTCCTCGCTCACCCCCCTCATCAACGCCGGGTGGGACTGGAACGGCGAGGAGATGGAGATAGAACGGGAGGAACTGTATCCGTTCGACGTCCGCCCGCAGGGTCACGACATCATCTCCTTTTGGCTGTTCCACACCGTCGTCAAGTGCTACGAGCACACCGGCGAGGTGCCGTTCGACAGCGTGATGATAAACGGGATGGTGCTCGACGAGAACCGCGAGAAGATGTCGAAATCGAAGGGGAACATCGTCGCCCCCGACGAAGTCGTCTCGAAGTACCCCGTCGACGCCGCGCGCTACTGGGCCGCCGGGAGCGCAGTCGGCGACGACCTGCCGTACTCCGAGAAGGGTCTCCGCGCCGGCGAGAAACTCCTGCGGAAGCTGTGGAACGCCTCCAAGTTGGTCGAGAGCCTCACCGACGAGGCCCCCGAGGAGTTCGACCACGGCGACCTGCGGGAGATAGACCGCTGGATGCTCGCCTCCCTCGACAGGGAAATCGAGTTCGTCACCGAGAAGCTGGAGAACCGGGAGTTCTCGAAGGCCCGCGACCGGGTCCGGAGCTTCTTCTGGCACACGTTCTGCGACGACTACCTCGAAATCGCGAAACAGCGAGTCCGCGACGGCGGCGACGCCTCCGCGGCGTACACGCTCCGGACGGCGCACCGCCGATTCGTGAAGCTGTTCGCGCCCATCCTCGCGCACGCCGCCGAGGAACTGTGGCGCGACATGTACGACGCCGAGTCGAGCGTCCACCGCGCCTCGTGGCCCGAACCGCTCGGACTCGACGCCGACGTGGCGGCGGGCGAGACGGCGATGGACGTCGTCGGCGCGCTTCGGAAGTACAAGAGCGACAACCAACTGTCGATGAACGCCGGCCTCGACACCGTGGAGGTGTACGGCGACGTCGCCGGCTTCGAGGAGGACATCCGCCGCGTGATGCACGTCGAGACGCTGGAGGCGTTCGACGACC